One window of Aliarcobacter lanthieri genomic DNA carries:
- a CDS encoding LysM peptidoglycan-binding domain-containing protein encodes MANDITYNSNEEKDNTTDILEQSGSERYFKFFIQAPDVALEGYLTQLEKSNIIDAKDIPAITKVFSQIKAGAVTSILEWDYAKSTDDNIAHISGTIIQDLLTGLAGTGLAIGLSTTVLSFLPAFAIVGVGFVAGEAIGYALDKAGIDLGQVAEKSYNYAQDFQAINTTQLQRFEDLKTTNLSAYNTMVAKGIFPANTIEWNKYINEITTDLYNRKSENLQNTINYDKTMTIDENTSLSDIAKATGLTAKEILAYNNLKIKVDDYTNMKEGTVLAIPNKPEINENITIYTDNEGNQKVIVIDTATGKERIYYYNAKDYSLLEINGNVQTHITVDIYGNIRTEKLGIGGVEVFENNVKNDIQIRDISNENHILTYDNSGISAYTQLYQKLVTNSNKNINLDELARANGYANEKELVDGFAKGDKIIIPTQRIEYIDENGNKVYEYTLGDKTTKSYQDSNGNWVNETENPTETTILETINIVASKTTGVVLLQSGQTISHIAVGTKYTTKELLQYNGLTEEQAKNLPVGFVVKIPKDVDNVQGGHGNVKVYEGHDGSLTYHIPSDDKGNIKVVKISSNGEILRNDFDISDNTVKEFVNKDKTLDTNGLEETYKDSMLYVSNQEKSKTQVLLDAQAREVLEKFGNSQDINLDEVIKYVQYSPDTMKILGEVLKGKGNNDVADYIDKNGNFKEYVTFDMRERFFLEAKEGDALSTKLGSSIGGSIGSIIIANNDYSNIEKLAISTSTTVIGQNVGEYVFWDSKNGNGTGAFQDIEADFKNTLQGAVVSFAISSFFAKNDNIADILGMDGTFVGGLVNSTVSYTLGYYGSQAITDLFSSVKAVNNVDYKNNKIFKKVG; translated from the coding sequence ATGGCAAATGATATAACATATAACTCTAATGAAGAAAAAGATAATACTACAGATATTTTAGAACAATCTGGATCAGAAAGGTATTTTAAATTTTTTATACAAGCTCCTGATGTCGCATTAGAAGGATATTTAACACAGTTAGAAAAAAGCAATATTATTGATGCTAAAGATATACCTGCAATTACAAAAGTTTTTTCACAAATTAAAGCTGGAGCTGTAACTTCCATATTGGAGTGGGACTATGCAAAAAGTACAGATGATAATATAGCTCATATATCAGGGACTATAATTCAAGATTTATTAACAGGACTTGCAGGTACTGGGTTAGCTATAGGGCTTTCAACTACTGTATTAAGTTTTTTACCAGCTTTTGCAATAGTTGGAGTTGGATTTGTTGCAGGTGAAGCAATAGGATATGCATTAGATAAAGCTGGGATAGATTTAGGACAAGTTGCAGAAAAATCATACAATTATGCTCAAGATTTTCAAGCAATAAATACTACACAATTACAAAGATTTGAAGATTTAAAAACAACAAATCTAAGTGCATATAATACTATGGTAGCAAAAGGAATTTTTCCTGCAAATACAATAGAGTGGAATAAATATATAAATGAAATTACAACAGATTTATATAATAGAAAATCAGAAAATTTACAAAATACAATAAACTATGATAAAACTATGACTATAGATGAAAATACTAGTTTATCAGATATAGCAAAAGCAACAGGACTTACAGCAAAAGAGATACTAGCTTATAATAATTTAAAAATAAAAGTTGATGATTATACAAATATGAAAGAGGGTACAGTTTTAGCTATCCCAAATAAACCAGAAATAAATGAAAATATCACTATATATACAGATAATGAAGGTAATCAAAAAGTTATAGTAATAGATACTGCAACTGGAAAAGAGAGAATTTATTATTATAATGCAAAAGATTATTCACTTTTAGAGATAAATGGAAATGTACAAACTCATATAACAGTTGATATATATGGAAATATAAGAACTGAAAAATTAGGTATTGGTGGAGTAGAAGTTTTTGAAAATAATGTCAAAAATGATATTCAAATTAGAGATATATCAAATGAAAATCATATATTAACATATGATAATTCAGGTATTTCAGCTTATACGCAGTTATATCAAAAGCTTGTAACAAATAGTAATAAAAATATTAACTTAGATGAATTAGCTCGTGCAAATGGATATGCTAATGAAAAAGAGTTAGTTGATGGCTTTGCAAAAGGTGATAAGATTATTATACCTACTCAAAGAATTGAATATATTGATGAAAATGGAAATAAAGTATATGAATATACTTTGGGTGATAAAACTACAAAATCTTATCAAGATTCTAATGGTAATTGGGTTAATGAAACAGAAAATCCAACTGAAACAACAATATTAGAAACAATAAATATAGTAGCTTCTAAAACAACTGGTGTTGTATTACTTCAATCAGGACAAACAATCTCACATATAGCAGTAGGAACAAAATATACTACAAAAGAGTTACTACAATACAATGGATTAACAGAAGAACAAGCAAAAAATCTACCAGTTGGGTTTGTAGTAAAAATTCCAAAAGATGTTGATAATGTACAAGGTGGACATGGAAATGTAAAAGTATATGAAGGACATGATGGAAGTTTAACTTATCATATTCCTTCAGATGATAAAGGAAATATAAAAGTAGTAAAAATAAGTAGTAATGGTGAGATTTTACGAAATGATTTTGATATAAGTGATAATACTGTAAAAGAATTTGTAAATAAAGATAAAACATTAGATACGAATGGATTAGAAGAGACATATAAAGATAGTATGTTATATGTTAGTAATCAAGAAAAAAGTAAAACACAAGTATTGCTAGATGCCCAAGCCAGAGAAGTTTTAGAAAAATTTGGTAATAGTCAAGATATAAACCTAGATGAAGTAATTAAGTATGTTCAATATTCTCCTGATACTATGAAGATATTAGGAGAAGTATTGAAAGGTAAAGGTAATAATGATGTTGCAGATTATATAGATAAAAATGGAAATTTTAAAGAATATGTTACTTTTGATATGAGAGAAAGGTTTTTTTTAGAAGCAAAAGAAGGTGATGCTTTATCAACAAAGTTAGGAAGTAGTATAGGTGGAAGTATAGGAAGTATAATCATAGCAAATAATGACTATTCAAATATAGAAAAACTAGCTATTTCAACTTCAACAACAGTTATCGGACAAAATGTAGGTGAATATGTATTTTGGGATAGTAAAAATGGGAATGGTACAGGAGCATTTCAAGATATAGAAGCAGATTTTAAAAATACACTTCAAGGAGCAGTAGTATCTTTTGCAATATCATCTTTTTTTGCAAAAAATGATAATATTGCTGATATTCTAGGAATGGATGGAACATTTGTAGGAGGATTGGTAAATTCTACAGTGAGTTATACACTTGGGTATTATGGTTCACAAGCTATAACTGACCTTTTTTCTTCTGTAAAAGCTGTAAATAATGTAGATTATAAAAATAATAAAATATTTAAGAAAGTAGGATAA
- a CDS encoding rhodanese-like domain-containing protein, with protein MFKIFLGSIVVATTLFSADLQATGVEVTLENGKKITIKREAKPKECENIAFDPKDVFGEVNQASKNINENCKRSFVTYFGKIAPMKAAENIDTYGELEVLEFIEKAKKDKNLLFIDSRTENWYNHQTIPSAVNVPYLYTKKSQYPDEFEEALEIFGVEIKDGKYDFTNAKTLLMFCNGAWCGQSPEAMKELIAIGYPQEKMKWYRGGLQSWLSLGLTTIKP; from the coding sequence ATGTTTAAAATATTTTTAGGAAGTATAGTTGTAGCAACTACTTTATTTAGTGCTGATTTACAAGCAACAGGAGTTGAAGTAACTTTAGAAAATGGTAAAAAAATAACTATAAAAAGAGAAGCTAAACCAAAAGAGTGTGAAAATATAGCTTTTGATCCAAAAGATGTTTTTGGAGAAGTTAATCAAGCATCAAAAAATATAAATGAAAACTGCAAAAGAAGTTTTGTTACATATTTTGGAAAAATTGCACCAATGAAAGCAGCAGAAAACATTGACACTTATGGAGAACTAGAAGTTTTAGAGTTTATTGAAAAAGCAAAAAAAGATAAAAATTTACTTTTTATTGATAGTAGAACAGAAAACTGGTATAACCATCAAACAATCCCTAGTGCAGTAAATGTTCCATATTTGTATACTAAAAAATCTCAATATCCTGATGAATTTGAAGAAGCTCTTGAAATTTTTGGAGTTGAAATAAAAGATGGGAAATATGACTTTACAAATGCAAAAACATTATTAATGTTTTGTAATGGTGCTTGGTGTGGACAATCTCCAGAGGCTATGAAAGAGTTAATAGCAATTGGATATCCTCAAGAAAAAATGAAATGGTATAGAGGTGGACTACAATCTTGGTTGAGTTTAGGACTTACAACTATTAAACCATAA
- a CDS encoding valine--tRNA ligase — protein sequence MSEKYEPAKIEDSFYKLWEERGYFEIDGNKAIQEPNKNFAIMMPPPNVTGSLHIGHALTFTLQDIITRYKRMDGFKTLWQPGTDHAGIATQNIVEKQLFAEGTTKEQIGREEFLERAWLQKKKSSGNIVYQMRKLGISPAWSRERFTMDEGLKEAVKEAFVKLYNEGMITQNNYMVNWCTHDGALSDIEVEHEEINGKFYHMNYHFADGSGFLTVATTRPETYFGDTAIMVHPDDERYKNIVGKEVVLPLTNRKIKVISDSHVDMEFGTGVVKVTPAHDTNDYEVGKRHNLEFIKCFDEKGILNDYCGEFTGLERLAARPLIVKKLQDDGFIVKIEEHNHQVGHCYRCKNIVEPYISKQWFVSKEVARKSIEKTYAGEAKFHPSHWLNSYRAWMDELRDWCISRQLWWGHRIPVFYCDSCNHQWATKEDAPNGCPKCTSKNIYQDPDVLDTWFSSALWAFSPLGWGNDGNMTNTFNESDLKDFYPNSLLITGFDIMFFWVARMMMMGEHFMGQLPFKDIYMHALVRDEQGAKMSKSKGNVIDPLDMVNEHSADIIRFTLAYLAVQGRDIKLGAKNLEQFRNFTNKLYNASNFLSLNVETFPDLKDITIKTPLGLYMQSRLSHAVDEVRNSLESYKFNEAASTLYRFVWTEFCDWGIEYSKASKDSIVELGAIFKETLKMVSPFMPFISDYLYHKLSGTTLENGSSLMIMNFPKDIKKDENIENMFAIIEEAIIAIRRAKVIIDMGNSKIAKAYIKLDKNIDTVVAKPFIEKLAKVDSVEFVSAKVENSITDVSNNLEVYLPTSEIDMKPIIDKLTKQQEKSQKEFDKLNGMLSNERFVANAPANVIEENKKALEEVKTRLEKIEAELKSLS from the coding sequence ATGAGTGAAAAGTACGAACCAGCAAAAATAGAAGATAGTTTTTATAAGCTTTGGGAAGAAAGAGGTTATTTTGAAATAGATGGTAATAAAGCTATTCAAGAACCAAATAAAAACTTTGCAATTATGATGCCACCACCAAATGTAACAGGAAGTTTACATATAGGGCATGCTTTAACATTTACTTTACAAGATATTATCACACGATATAAAAGAATGGATGGTTTTAAAACTCTTTGGCAACCAGGAACAGATCATGCAGGGATTGCAACTCAAAATATTGTTGAAAAACAACTTTTTGCAGAAGGTACTACAAAAGAGCAAATAGGAAGAGAAGAATTTCTTGAAAGAGCTTGGCTTCAAAAAAAGAAGTCTAGTGGAAATATTGTTTATCAAATGAGAAAATTGGGTATCAGTCCAGCTTGGAGTAGAGAAAGATTTACTATGGATGAAGGTCTTAAAGAAGCTGTTAAAGAGGCTTTTGTAAAGCTTTATAATGAAGGAATGATAACTCAAAATAACTATATGGTAAATTGGTGTACTCATGATGGAGCTTTAAGTGATATAGAAGTTGAACATGAAGAAATAAATGGTAAATTCTATCATATGAATTACCATTTTGCAGATGGAAGTGGTTTTCTGACTGTTGCTACAACAAGACCTGAAACATATTTCGGTGATACAGCTATTATGGTTCATCCTGACGATGAAAGATATAAAAATATTGTTGGAAAAGAAGTGGTTTTACCACTTACAAATAGAAAAATAAAAGTTATTTCTGATTCTCATGTTGATATGGAATTTGGAACAGGTGTTGTAAAAGTAACTCCAGCACATGATACAAATGACTACGAAGTTGGAAAAAGACATAATTTAGAGTTTATAAAATGCTTTGATGAAAAAGGTATTTTAAATGATTATTGTGGAGAATTTACAGGATTAGAGCGATTAGCAGCAAGACCTTTAATAGTTAAAAAACTTCAAGATGATGGATTTATAGTAAAAATAGAAGAACACAATCACCAAGTAGGGCATTGTTATAGATGTAAAAATATAGTTGAACCATATATTTCTAAACAATGGTTTGTAAGTAAAGAAGTAGCGCGTAAGTCAATAGAGAAAACTTATGCTGGTGAAGCAAAATTCCACCCAAGTCATTGGTTAAACTCTTATAGAGCTTGGATGGATGAGTTAAGAGATTGGTGTATTTCAAGACAACTTTGGTGGGGGCATAGAATACCAGTTTTTTATTGTGATAGTTGTAATCATCAATGGGCTACAAAAGAAGATGCTCCAAATGGGTGTCCAAAATGTACTTCAAAAAATATTTATCAAGACCCTGATGTTTTAGATACTTGGTTTAGCTCTGCTTTATGGGCATTTTCACCACTAGGTTGGGGAAATGATGGAAATATGACAAATACTTTTAATGAAAGTGACTTAAAAGATTTCTATCCAAATTCTTTACTTATTACTGGATTTGATATTATGTTTTTCTGGGTTGCTAGAATGATGATGATGGGTGAACATTTTATGGGACAATTACCATTTAAAGATATATATATGCATGCTCTTGTTCGTGATGAACAAGGTGCTAAAATGTCAAAATCAAAAGGAAATGTAATAGATCCACTTGATATGGTAAATGAACATAGTGCTGATATTATCAGATTTACTTTAGCATATTTGGCAGTTCAAGGAAGAGATATAAAACTTGGGGCTAAAAATTTAGAACAATTTAGGAATTTTACAAATAAGCTTTACAATGCTAGTAATTTTTTAAGTCTAAACGTAGAAACTTTCCCTGATTTAAAAGATATTACTATAAAAACTCCACTTGGATTATATATGCAAAGTAGACTAAGTCATGCTGTTGATGAAGTGAGAAATAGCTTAGAAAGTTATAAATTCAATGAAGCAGCAAGTACTCTTTATAGATTTGTTTGGACTGAGTTTTGTGATTGGGGAATTGAGTACTCAAAAGCTAGTAAAGATAGTATTGTAGAACTTGGAGCCATTTTTAAAGAAACTTTAAAAATGGTAAGTCCATTTATGCCATTTATTTCAGACTATTTATATCATAAATTAAGTGGTACAACACTTGAAAATGGAAGTTCGTTGATGATTATGAATTTCCCAAAAGATATTAAAAAAGATGAAAATATAGAAAATATGTTTGCTATTATTGAAGAAGCAATTATTGCTATAAGAAGAGCAAAAGTTATCATAGATATGGGGAACTCAAAAATAGCAAAAGCATATATCAAACTTGATAAAAATATAGATACAGTTGTAGCAAAACCATTTATAGAAAAACTTGCAAAAGTTGATAGTGTTGAGTTTGTAAGTGCGAAAGTAGAAAATAGTATAACTGATGTATCAAATAATCTTGAAGTTTATCTTCCAACAAGTGAAATTGATATGAAACCAATCATTGATAAATTGACTAAACAACAAGAAAAATCACAAAAAGAGTTTGATAAACTAAATGGTATGTTATCAAATGAAAGATTTGTAGCAAATGCTCCTGCAAATGTAATAGAAGAGAATAAAAAAGCACTTGAAGAAGTAAAAACAAGGTTAGAAAAAATAGAAGCTGAACTTAAAAGTTTGAGTTAA
- a CDS encoding tetratricopeptide repeat protein yields the protein MFKKLIFGLSLFATLLFGASFDDGLNALNKSDFQTAFTIFEDLALKGDAKAQYYLGAMYMQRLGVKWNPKKAVEWWEKSANQGFAVAQNSLGYMYEKGSGGLKQDSKKAFEWYEKSALQGDVEAQYNFGVSYEKGIGATQDYAKAVEWYEKSANQGYANAQFNLGNMYGKGQGVKQDYAKAFELYKKAAAQGDTRAQVNLGAMYFYGEGVEKDKNIAKEWFKKACDGGNQVGCDNYKKLN from the coding sequence ATGTTTAAGAAACTAATATTTGGTTTGAGTTTATTTGCAACTTTGCTTTTTGGAGCAAGTTTTGATGATGGACTAAATGCATTAAATAAAAGCGATTTTCAAACTGCATTTACAATATTTGAAGATTTAGCTTTAAAAGGAGATGCCAAAGCTCAATATTATCTTGGAGCTATGTATATGCAAAGACTAGGCGTAAAATGGAATCCTAAAAAAGCTGTTGAATGGTGGGAAAAATCAGCAAATCAAGGGTTTGCAGTCGCTCAAAATAGTCTTGGATATATGTATGAAAAAGGCTCAGGAGGTTTAAAACAAGACTCTAAAAAAGCTTTTGAATGGTATGAAAAATCAGCACTTCAAGGAGATGTAGAAGCTCAATATAATTTTGGAGTTTCGTATGAAAAAGGTATAGGAGCAACTCAAGATTATGCAAAAGCTGTTGAGTGGTATGAAAAATCAGCAAATCAAGGATATGCAAATGCTCAATTTAATCTTGGAAATATGTATGGAAAAGGTCAAGGTGTAAAACAAGATTATGCAAAAGCTTTTGAGTTGTATAAAAAAGCAGCAGCTCAAGGAGATACAAGGGCTCAAGTTAATCTTGGGGCTATGTATTTCTATGGGGAAGGTGTAGAAAAAGATAAAAATATAGCAAAAGAGTGGTTTAAAAAAGCTTGTGATGGTGGAAATCAAGTTGGTTGTGATAATTATAAAAAGTTAAATTAA
- a CDS encoding YwbE family protein codes for MLDAKKRINIKAGLKVNIVLKQDQRTGKLTCGIVKNILTNSPIHPHGIKVRLQDGQVGRVQEIL; via the coding sequence ATGCTTGATGCTAAAAAAAGAATAAATATAAAAGCTGGTTTAAAAGTAAATATTGTGCTAAAACAAGACCAAAGAACTGGAAAATTAACTTGTGGGATAGTAAAAAATATACTTACAAATTCACCTATTCATCCACATGGAATAAAAGTACGTCTTCAAGATGGACAAGTTGGAAGAGTTCAGGAAATATTATAG
- a CDS encoding MFS transporter: MIKSVMPLSFIIALRFFGLFIVLPVISVYALSLEGANATLVGIVVGGYALTQVIFQVPFGIMSDKLGRKGTIITGLLLFAIGSLICAIATDIFTLMLGRLLQGSGAIGAVVTAMISDLVKEEQRSKAMAMMGMFIGLSFALAMLAGPLIGGFIGIEVLFYITMFLALISIYILVKKVPNPPIITHTYNDKLKLVDILGNTNINRMNITNFLQKALMTFAFLVIPIILTKTYGWQKSELWYVYVPAMIFGLLSMAPAAIIAERKGKFREILAIGILLFIISYLVIGFSSSAFVFAIGVVIFFIGFNMHEPIMQSLTSRFAKVHQRGSVLGVFNSFGYLGTFVGGLLGGIMLDNIDLSTFSIVIAVICILWAILILTMPNPSKTKSLYLSLDEYKLENSGKLNENKNIEEWYINNTENIVAIKYNENITPEEIKNILK, encoded by the coding sequence ATGATTAAATCTGTAATGCCTTTGAGTTTTATTATCGCTCTTAGATTTTTTGGGCTTTTTATTGTTTTACCTGTTATTTCTGTATATGCTCTGTCTTTGGAAGGTGCTAATGCTACTTTAGTAGGAATTGTTGTTGGAGGATATGCTTTAACTCAAGTTATTTTTCAAGTTCCATTTGGAATTATGAGTGATAAATTAGGAAGAAAAGGTACTATTATAACTGGACTTTTACTTTTTGCTATTGGTTCATTAATCTGTGCAATAGCAACTGATATTTTCACTTTAATGCTAGGAAGACTTTTACAAGGTTCTGGTGCTATTGGTGCAGTAGTAACTGCAATGATAAGTGATTTAGTAAAAGAAGAACAACGTTCAAAAGCTATGGCAATGATGGGAATGTTCATAGGTCTTTCATTCGCTCTTGCTATGTTAGCTGGACCACTTATTGGTGGTTTTATAGGAATTGAAGTTCTATTTTATATTACTATGTTTTTAGCACTTATTTCTATTTATATTTTAGTTAAAAAAGTTCCAAATCCACCAATTATAACTCACACTTACAATGATAAACTAAAATTAGTAGATATTTTAGGAAATACAAATATCAATCGAATGAATATCACAAACTTTTTACAAAAAGCTTTGATGACATTTGCATTTTTAGTAATTCCTATAATTTTGACAAAAACTTATGGTTGGCAAAAAAGCGAACTTTGGTATGTCTATGTTCCAGCAATGATTTTTGGACTTTTATCTATGGCACCTGCTGCTATTATTGCTGAAAGAAAAGGAAAATTTAGAGAAATCTTAGCTATAGGAATTTTACTTTTTATTATTTCATATTTAGTAATTGGATTTAGTTCTAGTGCTTTTGTTTTTGCTATTGGAGTTGTGATTTTCTTTATTGGGTTTAATATGCACGAACCAATTATGCAATCTCTTACTTCAAGATTTGCAAAAGTTCATCAAAGAGGAAGTGTTTTAGGGGTATTTAACTCATTTGGATATTTAGGAACATTTGTTGGTGGGCTTTTAGGTGGAATTATGCTTGATAATATTGATTTATCAACATTTTCTATTGTTATTGCTGTAATCTGTATATTATGGGCAATTTTAATTTTAACTATGCCAAATCCATCAAAAACAAAATCTTTATATTTAAGTTTAGATGAATATAAACTAGAAAATAGTGGAAAACTAAATGAAAATAAAAATATAGAAGAGTGGTATATAAACAACACAGAAAATATTGTTGCTATAAAATACAATGAAAATATCACTCCTGAAGAGATAAAAAATATTTTAAAGTGA
- a CDS encoding non-canonical purine NTP pyrophosphatase, translating to MKIVLASANKGKIEEFKKLLPNDEVVAFSDILGKMEIDEDKDTFKGNAIKKAQTIYDELIKKGLDVVVISDDSGISVPVLGNSPGVYSARYAGFNASDKENNEKLKYELNNLRLEKTPAFYTACIAIVYKQEVYTVHGWMYGEVLNIEKGTNGFGYDPMFIPSGFDKTLGELSDEVKKEFSHRSRALKLAKKVLDVIL from the coding sequence TTGAAAATAGTTTTAGCATCAGCAAACAAAGGAAAAATAGAAGAGTTTAAGAAACTTCTTCCAAATGATGAAGTTGTAGCATTTAGTGATATTTTAGGCAAAATGGAGATAGATGAAGATAAAGATACATTCAAAGGGAACGCTATAAAAAAGGCTCAAACAATATATGATGAATTGATAAAAAAAGGTTTGGATGTAGTTGTTATTTCTGATGATAGTGGAATTAGTGTACCAGTTTTAGGAAATTCACCTGGGGTTTATAGTGCTAGATATGCGGGTTTTAATGCAAGTGATAAAGAAAATAATGAAAAATTAAAATATGAATTAAATAATTTAAGATTAGAAAAAACTCCAGCATTTTATACTGCTTGTATAGCAATAGTGTATAAACAAGAAGTTTATACAGTTCATGGTTGGATGTATGGTGAAGTTTTAAATATAGAAAAAGGAACAAATGGTTTTGGTTACGATCCTATGTTTATTCCAAGTGGATTTGATAAAACTTTAGGTGAGTTAAGTGATGAAGTAAAAAAAGAGTTTTCACATAGAAGTAGGGCTTTAAAATTAGCTAAAAAAGTTTTAGATGTTATTTTATAA
- a CDS encoding type IV pilus modification PilV family protein — MLKNSITLIETLISLLILSTVVIGFLKISYNSENNNNLFNILNHIENDFTTKNYSNFIQYSTNLQITKNKIGNENEVENLNVKKYEYLDNNIRVFKYEK; from the coding sequence TTGCTGAAAAATAGTATAACTTTAATTGAAACTTTAATAAGTTTATTGATTTTATCAACTGTTGTAATAGGTTTTTTAAAAATCTCTTACAATAGTGAAAACAATAACAATCTTTTTAATATCCTCAATCATATAGAAAATGATTTTACTACAAAAAACTACTCAAATTTTATTCAATATAGTACAAATTTACAAATCACAAAAAATAAAATTGGAAACGAAAATGAAGTTGAAAATTTAAATGTAAAAAAATATGAATATTTAGATAATAATATAAGAGTTTTTAAATATGAAAAATAG
- a CDS encoding pyrroline-5-carboxylate reductase, which produces MKLTLIGNGIMAQSLAIGLVKNHEVEMIGRDFGKLKLIHEKIPQLIIKELSDKEDISGKNVIFCVKPYALESVSVRLTGEANVLISILAGTKLDYLRKQIKAKSYIRTMPNVAASVQNSMTTVTGDIESKAIALEVFSSIGEAIWVNNENQLDIASAITGSGPAFLSLVAEAIADGAVKVGLERHLAQHLVQGLFSGTASILKHTHPAVIKDSVMSPGGTTAAGYSKLEEGNVRNAFIKAIEGSFTKSQKIAEK; this is translated from the coding sequence ATGAAATTAACTCTTATTGGAAATGGTATTATGGCTCAATCTCTTGCTATTGGATTAGTAAAAAATCATGAAGTTGAAATGATAGGAAGAGATTTTGGAAAATTAAAATTAATTCATGAAAAAATTCCTCAATTAATTATAAAAGAGCTAAGTGATAAAGAAGATATAAGTGGTAAAAATGTTATTTTTTGTGTAAAACCTTATGCTTTAGAGAGTGTTTCTGTAAGACTTACTGGAGAAGCAAATGTTTTAATATCTATTTTAGCTGGAACAAAACTTGATTATTTAAGAAAACAGATAAAAGCAAAAAGTTATATTAGAACAATGCCAAATGTTGCCGCAAGTGTTCAAAATTCTATGACAACCGTAACTGGTGATATAGAATCAAAAGCTATAGCATTAGAAGTATTTTCATCTATTGGTGAAGCTATTTGGGTAAACAATGAAAACCAATTAGATATTGCAAGTGCTATCACTGGCTCTGGTCCTGCATTCTTATCTTTAGTTGCTGAAGCAATTGCTGATGGTGCTGTAAAAGTTGGATTAGAAAGACATCTAGCACAACATTTAGTTCAAGGATTATTTAGTGGGACAGCTTCTATTTTAAAACACACTCATCCAGCTGTTATAAAAGATTCAGTTATGAGTCCAGGGGGAACAACTGCTGCAGGATATTCAAAACTTGAAGAAGGAAATGTAAGAAATGCCTTTATAAAAGCTATTGAAGGCTCATTTACAAAATCACAAAAAATTGCTGAAAAATAG
- a CDS encoding outer membrane protein assembly factor BamD translates to MVKNLKIKNILLLLSATLVFNACSSKSEQEYNKPALYWYNKMMMQIGMGDLDEADDTYTSLESEHRNSPYIPTAMLILVNAHMQDEEYALANFYLDEYIKRFSMSKDIDYARYLKIKANFMGFKQQFRDQQLIEDTLVQIEEFKNKYKNSPYMPLIDTMNVRLMMAKASMDKEIAELYQRRDKPMASEYYMNKSQNSWENPEEINKVKVPFYRSIFE, encoded by the coding sequence ATGGTAAAAAACCTGAAAATAAAAAATATTTTGTTATTACTAAGTGCTACACTTGTTTTTAATGCTTGTTCATCAAAGAGTGAACAAGAATATAATAAACCAGCTCTTTATTGGTACAATAAAATGATGATGCAAATTGGAATGGGCGATTTAGACGAAGCAGATGATACTTATACATCTTTAGAAAGTGAACATAGAAATTCACCATATATACCAACAGCTATGCTTATTTTGGTAAATGCTCATATGCAAGACGAAGAATATGCTTTAGCAAACTTCTATTTAGATGAGTATATAAAAAGATTTAGTATGAGTAAAGATATTGATTATGCAAGATATCTAAAAATAAAAGCCAATTTTATGGGATTTAAACAACAATTTAGAGATCAACAACTTATAGAAGATACTTTAGTACAAATTGAAGAGTTTAAAAATAAGTATAAAAACTCTCCATATATGCCACTTATTGATACTATGAATGTTAGGCTTATGATGGCAAAAGCTTCTATGGATAAAGAAATAGCAGAACTTTATCAAAGAAGAGATAAGCCTATGGCATCGGAATATTATATGAATAAATCTCAAAATTCTTGGGAAAATCCAGAAGAGATAAACAAAGTTAAAGTACCTTTTTATAGGTCAATATTTGAATAA